The stretch of DNA caaattattatgtatattacttaTGCATAATGTACGTTACATATAACTAAACGAATTCGTCCCGGAAAGGATTTTATTCCGAAGGCGATCGGATGGCCgaatcaataatttttgcacATGTTAgggaacaaaaatttttttcgaaacaaCATCCTTTCTCAAACGACTGTATTAATTACACGTGTTCGAcgaatcttaaaaaaatataatcccTTTTTTAACTCTGGTTAGGTACTATTTCCAGCTAAAGAcgttaaattagaaataagcTTGGTAGTTATCCCTCATTCGGAGTATCTCTACATCTTGAGAATACTTGAAACAAGATCTACAAGCTGCAGTAAGTGAAGTCATGGATGGCAAAGAGGAAGTCTCAATAAAGTGCTTTATTTACACCTTGATGTAGCATGAAGGTGATAACAGTTAGCAGTTGCGTAGGATTTGAGAAATGCCGTAATTCAGAATCCTAATTCGTTCCCGCTGCGCGCCAAGACCTCCGAGATAAGAGTTTCGCTAGACTTTACTTCGGAGAAACGGAAACCCTCGCGTTAAATCTCTAATAAACGTGGTAAAAGACGAAGAAGACTGAAATTTCAATCGGCGTTTACTAATAAAATGCCTTTGGTGTACCCCCTCGTGAAACAAGTTCTCTAACGCCTTTACCGATAACGTGACCAGCGTTCTGGTCCTAAGGTGTCCCTTCGGACTCATCTTTATGAGGTATTATTGATGTATCGTACGTCtccatattaaaaaaaaaaaaaaaaaaaaaaaagaaagaaaaaaaagaatcacgTAAATCGTGAGATCACAACTGTTCAGATTCGAAGGCTACGTTATCTATGCCGTTCATCATCGTGCTTTTCTGTGCGTCCACGATTCGAAAGCTCGACGCCTTCGAATTGTAATCCGTTGCTTCTTCGTTCTTGTGGTTCATCGTGGCCTCGGGCTCCTTCTGCTCTTTCAGCATGCGGTCCTTCCGATGCTCTGTGTACAACCAGCTGgataacaattaaaacaattgGCAAGCTTAATTATTTCCGTCGCGATCGAGTCGCGGAGGTTTGACGGTAGCGTTTCGTGGGATGTAAACGCACCTATCGATCGATAGGTGACCTGCGATAATACTCACAAGAACGCGAATATCGCGGGCATCGTCATGCATCCTCCGGCGATGAAGAACGTCCCAGGAACCGTGTTCATGGTCGCCGCGTAAATAGCGCTGTACATTGGCCCGTAAACGAGCGGCATCAGGGACTCGCACACGCCAAACAGCGAATTCACTTTACCTACAAAATTACGTAACGCGCCTTAGCCACGGgcaaggaattaaaaattgcgcGCTGAAACTTCCTCGCTCTGCTTCCTAGCCGCGGCAGGAAGGTCCTCGTTTACGCTTTTCGACGTGATGGAAAAATTAGCGGCATCGCCACGTAAATGTAATTCGTTGCCCAAATTATCCATTTACGCGGCTACGCGAGACGTGCCGGCGCTAGCCGCGAGATAGCGATCAGCCCACGGGTCGAAAAACACTTCTAAAGTGGCActaaagtattattataatgatgCAATTCTTACGGCTTGAGTGTAAAAGCGCGCGTTATTCCGTGCGCGCTTCTCTCCGACGGCTTCTTTTTCTAAACGTGACAGAAATACGCCGGATGATGCATCTGACGTTATCGCGGCCGAAGTATTTTTCCTACGTCGTTTCGTGCCGGAAGTGCTCGCAAAATTTTCCAGGATTTTCAAGTGACGTGTGTGGTTATTAGCGACGGAAGGGGAAAAAGCTGACATAATTCAATTGAATAAAGTctcggaaaagaaattattttcttgccAGAAAAGCAATTctgtacgataaaaaaaattaacatacattaaaactgaaatattaattaaatgtcagactttttcttcttcgttgcTTCTTTCCGTTATCATCTATCAATTTGAAAAAGTAACGTAGccttctaaaaaaataatccttcCACCGCCGATATATGCACTCGAGGTACATAATCCACATAAGAGGCTTTTACAcatccgttttattttttattttattttttttttctcctcccctccccctctcgaGATCGTAAAACCACGAGGCACGAAAGAGACGTAAAAAAGATCATCTTTTATTTGCGCTCTCTTACCGAGCTCGTCCGTGGGCACGAGCTTGGAAGCTATCGATCTCATGGCGATGAAGGATGTGCCGTTCACGATCTCCACGATAGCGGCTGAAACAGTAATTAGTCCGTCATTAAATACACCCCCTCCGCCGGAGCACCGGGCTCTCTGTACTGCgacataatatatatgtatatattttatatacgtagTTGTTACCCTGATGTTAGCCGTTTTAAAAAGACTGACCTACGTAGACCATCCAGGCGGACGTGGCGAACGCGTAAACGAAACTCGCTAAAATTTTACTCGTGCAGCTCATGATACCCACGATCGCGTCGTCTATCTTGAGAATGTGACTGAAAATACCGACGGAGATCGCAGTACCTGCAcatcaaagagaaaaaaggtTCTTTCACTGTTTTATTGCCCGGCGAGCGCCGGGCGTTCGTACGaactacgatcgcacgaactacgatcgcacgaatgATGATCCCAGAGGATCAGTGAACAAACGAGCGCTGTAAGATCCTCGGGCCGCTTagtttattaaagaaaaaaaagaaaagaacaattGTTAGAGAAGTCGGATTTGGGTGTTTGGAAAAGTCGGGTGATCTATATCGACAAGCGGAAAGTTTTTCGCAAGTAGAAAGTCAAACGGGAACAGTACGGCGTTAAAAGTGCcgtgctcgcgcgcggcggcaACCGCAAGatctaacaatttttatctcgcacgCGTGCAATTGCCTTTCTATTGCGCAATATTCTTAATGTTCTTTAATTCGTGCCGGCTGCTGACAAGCGATTGCATTTTCAAGGCGACTCCTGCCTTCCGCGACTCGTCGGGATAAAAGAGATAGTCGACGATCTCGCTTGGcaacgatatttattcttacaTAAGACACGTCTCCCTGCTTGCTTTCATCAACCCGTGAAGGAGAAAAGTCTTGATTAACCCGGACGTGTGCACGGCGATTACCACGAGAATAGAATTAGCGGGATGCCTTTGATTTCCGCGAAACGGTAATCGAAATAGATTAGCCGCGCCGACTGACTTCGTCTGTCTACGTTTTTACctcatattaaatatttctgctttaAAACCAGCGGCGAGATCAGCGAATAAGTCGCTGGAGTTCATCGCGAAAGATTTTACGAGCGCTCGTgtggatttcttttttcttttctttttatttttatttttttaattaattaatttatttttatctctcttcgTTTCGAGGTGGGTTTTCTTACCGATCAGATTAGTTACCATGCCGAACGTAGAAAACATGCTGAACGTCACTTCATTCCAGTTGTATCGGTACCGCATGTATAGATAAAGAACCGCCATTTCGCCTGTGAAAGAAACACACTTGATAATATTCGCTCTGTTGCGTAATCGCCCCCGGTCTCGATCAAGAAAACGGGCGTGATGAATCAATCGACGTGCGAAATGATAAAAAGCTTGACCCGACTCGCGTTTAATGATCCCTCGATCTATAAACGATCCTATAAGCGCGATCGATTCCGGttattaagttttttcttttttctttttttttttcttttttttcctttctgcttatttattgcatatacGCTAACAACTTGCGCGTATAATTTCTTTGCCTCGACTCGTCCAAGAATAGGCATCTCCCGGCGTGTCAGTTCGCGGAAAGATCGCGATTTATGGACGAGCACGCGGCTATTGTGCCGCTCGTCATCGAATATTTATTCAGGACTCATTAACGTCAAGCCTCGTTACGGGGACTTAGCCAATCTTCGGCTCGATCGTGTCGTTTGAGGTAGACACCTCTGAGAGTTACGGGGGCTTGACCCCACTCCCACCGTCCAATTAAGCTTTTAATTACAATCGTCGTTATTCGGTTTTGCAAAACTTATGACACTTTGCCTCGAGCAGACGCGTCTAAACTGTCCCCGGTAATCACGGCTGATTTACGGCGACATATCGGACAGTTCACGAGGCCATTATCGTTGAATTTTCATACGGTTATGTAGACACGGAGATATTTTGCAGATTCACCCAAGCGCAACGGTTTTCTGTTCAATTACAAACGATTTTCGCGATTACATCGGCTGCAATTAGACCGACAATTGCTTCCTGTAGTAATGCCTGCGAAGGTCAAACGCAAACGTCGACTGGTTACGTAAAACGAACctcttttgcaaaaaaaaggaaaataaaaaaaaaaaaaaaaaaaggagtcaAGATATTCGATAGGGGGGTGCCGAAGATATATCCGAGATGTTTTCTCGTTTCGAAATACACGTGCGCGTTGCGTGCCGCTTCGGCAAATGCGCGTTCTCCCATGAAACTGCACGCGGCGTGTTTGCGCGATCGGCACGTAACGCGCGAAGTTACGGATTCCGTAATGCATCCCGCATTAAAGTTCGTCGCACGTTTTCTTACGGCGGCGTACCGCGATAACGGCTGGGCTTCGCCGCGCGGCGGGATTACTACGAAAATATACAAACCGCTATGTAACGCGGACGGCCGCGGACTTTCACCGCCGTATCTCTTTCGCGACGAGACGAGGATCTGAAATTGGCATCCGCGGCGTTCGCGTTTGTCACTCGCGCGAAGATTGCGTAGAAATAGGCGTGCAATTTTTCCACGCGcctgaaatataatttataatccgTTGCGAAAAACGTTGAAATTTCGATGCTAAGGCTCGTTCGGGAAGCTCCTTGCGACGTATTCTGGAAAATAAGTTCGACGAGCTGCTCTAACGCATGctaatttcacattttccttGCGTAGATTTAGTTATTGCCGCGTGTACATTGGAACTAATGCCGTGCCAAGGCAAATATGTACAAGTTTGTgcaatttactttaatttctaTCCCGGTAAGCGGGATGTAATTCGAGTCCGTAATTGCTACGCTTATTACCGCATTgtatttcataataattaatataaattattaccaggtacaaagataaaaaacaaTAACTTAGAAGCGTGTTAATAATTGAACAAAtatcctccctccccccgcgcGTCGGATCCTTTTGCGTCATTTAAACGCTGTTTTCGGTCTCGAGATCCGTGTAATCGCCGAGGTTTATCTGCGTACGAATCTTCTCGCGTGCCGGTAGGAAATTAAAGCCGTAAGGATGGAATTATCGCTCATCTGGGACGTCACCGTGCCGGCAGTGACGACAACAAGAGAGTTGAGAAAAAGTAACCGTCTCGAGAGGAGCCTTACACACAGGTATATCCGCGTTACAGCATTCGAAATCAGGAAGACGCCTATTACACGAAATTGTTATAAAGCGTGACGACTGCCCGCGTCACTTAGCAGCTGGGGTAATACGTGCTAATGCGTACCCAGACATTGTAACGACGGGGGGGCCTAcctatataattaaattgtgacAAGGGCATCCGCGAAATGTGCTGGAATTGtgcgccgccgtcgccgtcgtcgtcgccgcgagCGGCGACGATCCGCTTTAAAGTCGCGATGGCGCGCCGTAACAAATGCACGctaattgaaaaattgaataatcCGTGTGGTCGCGTGCTCGCGCGGGCTACTGGCAGAAACTGGAGGCACTATTGTTGCCGATACTACGTCCGGCACCGAGGTGGTCGATATcgtaaactttattatttcacgGCCTATCAGGCCGCGACGGTACTCGCGGGCACCTTCGCCAGAGAAAGCCGCAAAAATGGATTCTGCGGCCCGGAAGCCGCCGCTGCAgctttcgcaaaaaaaaaaaaaaactcgaggCTAATGGATTAATGGCCCGTTAAGTTTTTCACTTTTGCTAAACGTCAATTTACGACGTTCAACGGGGACGAAGACACGCGAGTACCGAGGTGGTACCGTTGCGAGAGGCTGGATAGCATTTGCCGGCGCTTTGAAGTACGCGCGTTACGAATGTCTCGAGTTAATGTTATGCGCTCTCGTATTTAATATGCGCCGATTTTGCCACGTCTTCTCTTACTTTTCCTCGGCtgcacatatatgtatatatgtatttatatatgtatatttatgatATATATGTTTCCGCCGTCGGACGTAAGTAATTACCGATGGGAATGCGCACGATTACCGCAACGTGAGTACCGAGATTAACGAGAATTACCCGCGGATTTTTATCGTGCTACgactcgcgtgaaaaatgacagataaaatattatttcgcatGCAATTTTCCAATGGTTTTACcgatttctttatttttcgtgccgctttaatcgcgcgcgaatttaatattttccatattCGAGTTATTACGCGTCTCGCGCGTTTTTGCATAACACGGAACAGATATCGATCGCAACAATTTCCGCTTAAAAGCGATTCTGAAAAAGGAATGATATCACGCATgaatatttaagtattattctttataaaagCGTATAGCTTTAATTTCGAACAAAGTTTTATCATTCGTTAATGACCGAGTATCTCTTAAACGttcaagtaatttattattcgcatcTATGCATTGTTAATATACtgaaaaaaatgatttataaattgtttagCGTCCGGATTGATTTGTATTCGGTACAAAGTATCGGCTATCGACGTCATAGCCGAGGGTGAGAGACGCTTACGCGCAAAGCCGTCCAGTTATTTCTATTTAGCGGGGATAAGAAAACATTTATTCAAAGGATATAAAAATCGTTCGTTTACTCACCGTAAAGCGGCCCGATGACGACCATAACAATGACCATGAGCACGATGACCCGCTTCTGACGATTGTGCGCCCCTTTTTTGAACGCAACGCGAAACGTCTCCTCGATGTGCTTCAACGAGAAGAAGTCGAGAACAAAGGCGCACAACGAGGTCCGCTTTTTCCCCTCGGGCGGGAGGGACTTTTTCCGCGAGCGTTCCGCGATCACCCTCGGCGGCTCCTTGATAACCACTAGGCCGTACACAAAGCTCAGTACGTAACACACCATCGCGATGCTGAAGACACCGTAAAAGCCCAGCTTCGTGTAGAGTATACCCGACAGGGCCATGCCGATCGGCACGCCTAGGGATAGAAAGACGTTGGCCGCCCCGATTCGGAGCGTTCTCGATTCCACGGTCGTGATGTCGGCGATGTAGCTGAAAATACCCATGAACATGGTGAACCAGCCACCGGTCAGGGCGGGCCACACCGACTCGAGAACGACCACCTCCATAGGCAGCTCGTAGAACCAGTAGGTGCAGGCGATGAGGGTGACGCTGCTGAAGAACTCGCCGATGATCGGCAGCAGCATGCAGGGCTTCCTCAAGCCGGTACGGTCGCTCCACGCGCCCATGAACAAGATCAGCATGGTCGGCAGGGCGCTTTGCAGCGGCGTTTTCCACGTCTGCATACGCGCGACCATCTGCTGCACCGCGGTCTCCTCGGCCTCGTACCCGGTGGTGTTCCTGGCGGTCAGGGCCGAGCAGACTTCGTCCGAATAGGCCAGGTTCACCCGGCACGCCTTCTCGAGGATGAGATTCTGCGTGGCCAGCTGGGAGAGTACGCTGGGAATGACGTAGCACGCGACCATCGGCTCGACGGTGATGTTGCTGGTCAGGAAGGACCATTTCTGCCGCATGCTCATGGACTTCCAAGGTACGGCGCTGTCGGACTTGTCGGTCACGGGAATCGCCGGCTTCTTCTCCGGCGGGTGTCCCGCGGTCGTTCCCGTGATCTCGGACATCTTTCGCGTCGTAGGCGACACGGGGGGTATCGAGTTAGTTTATCTCAGGGAAACGGAGCGGAGTCGCGGTTTCTTTCGTGCGTTCGGCTCAAAAGCATCCAGCGGTCCGGGGTGCGACTCGCGAAAGCCTCGGTGGTCTCGGCTCAGGTCGTTCGACGCGCGTCCGAGAGAAATCGGACGGTGGTTCCGCGGCTCTCGGCTAATGCCGCGCCATCGTACATAACGAGACGGGCGGCGTTATCTCCTTCTCTCGCCAGCTCCCAGCGTCTCGTACCCTGTGCTATCTCTTTCCTGGGCCGCGCTGTCACCGTTCTTTCCTATTCGACCTCCTGCAGCGCGCGGCGAGCTGGTCCGCCTTCGTGTACATCCACCCAGGCACTAAACACACGCGGTGGCCCCACGGGGCAACGTCGCCGACGTTCGCGCTTAATCGGTTCCTCCGCGGTGCACGGCACGCGGCTAATGCCTCCGCGAGCGGCTGATCGCCAGCGCTCCGCCAGCGAGTCGCTTCCGATTCCGCCCCGCACGAGTTTTCGGGTCAAGGTCAGCCCCCGATGACCAATGTGCCCGAGGTCTCCGGGGGGGTTCTCCCGCCGCGCAGCCCGGGGTCCTCTATTCTTCTCCGGCGGTCGCTGCGCTTGTCTCGCCCATTTTCCGTTCCCGACACGCAAAATACGCGGTGATCACCTTGACACGCGAGCGTCTTCCGCGATGGAGCATAACGGGTCGCCCGGGCCTAATCTCACCACGTGCCCGTCGAGTTTAATCCAGCATCCTCAGCAGGGACATGTTGACGAACGAGCGGCGCGTCATGATTATCGTGTTCATCTTCCTGCCCAGGGAGTACTTGTTCCTGCGCCGGCGGATGACGATCTTTTTCGGCTTCATGTACCTGACAATTCGACGATACATCGTTCCTGACGCGCGAACGGCGTCCTGGTCGGTCCAGCGGTCCGCCTGCTTTCGCGGTACCACGTTGAAGAAGGGTTGAAGGCGTCGTCGGCGAGCGGGTCCGCGTCGAGATCCAGGCTCATCTACCTCGCGCGATCTCCCGCGGTGCGAATGTCCTCGTCAAGTGCGGGGTGACGCTCAGCAACTCGCTCGTTCACGAAACTGTACGATCACCTCGCGCGATTTCCGTTGCGTAAGCCTCTTTCACCGCGCGGTCCATCCGCAGGG from Cardiocondyla obscurior isolate alpha-2009 linkage group LG04, Cobs3.1, whole genome shotgun sequence encodes:
- the LOC139101874 gene encoding probable peptidoglycan muropeptide transporter SLC46, whose product is MSEITGTTAGHPPEKKPAIPVTDKSDSAVPWKSMSMRQKWSFLTSNITVEPMVACYVIPSVLSQLATQNLILEKACRVNLAYSDEVCSALTARNTTGYEAEETAVQQMVARMQTWKTPLQSALPTMLILFMGAWSDRTGLRKPCMLLPIIGEFFSSVTLIACTYWFYELPMEVVVLESVWPALTGGWFTMFMGIFSYIADITTVESRTLRIGAANVFLSLGVPIGMALSGILYTKLGFYGVFSIAMVCYVLSFVYGLVVIKEPPRVIAERSRKKSLPPEGKKRTSLCAFVLDFFSLKHIEETFRVAFKKGAHNRQKRVIVLMVIVMVVIGPLYGEMAVLYLYMRYRYNWNEVTFSMFSTFGMVTNLIGTAISVGIFSHILKIDDAIVGIMSCTSKILASFVYAFATSAWMVYVAAIVEIVNGTSFIAMRSIASKLVPTDELGKVNSLFGVCESLMPLVYGPMYSAIYAATMNTVPGTFFIAGGCMTMPAIFAFFWLYTEHRKDRMLKEQKEPEATMNHKNEEATDYNSKASSFRIVDAQKSTMMNGIDNVAFESEQL